The Ensifer adhaerens genome contains a region encoding:
- a CDS encoding aminomethyltransferase family protein, whose protein sequence is MMMHLTALRRAAQGHILMPRLETPFHQRLAALSETNDWYSWAGYKAPHSIFDTELEYFAIRSTAALFDISPMVKYRIRGADAERYLNRLTLRNVAKLGINRVHYTAWCDDHGHVLDDGTLFRLGRDDFRLCCQERHLPWLLDSAGGFSVEIVEETSEIAAVALQGPTSFAVLEAAGFAGVEGLKPFQLSDFSHLDGTVTISRTGFTGDLGYELFVDAKRALSLWDRLWAAGTGFGLKAIGYDALNRARVEAGFIVANADFITAEAALRADRERLPDEIGLDWLVDAEKPFFNGRDAIFRARERNTLKHVLVGLEIEGNIPAEGAIVYHRGKKEVGLVTAAIWSPLAKRNIAIASLSRPFGSRVVDDLWVEIYALRELQYQKLMKRARVVARPFVKLDRRSANPPGRF, encoded by the coding sequence ATGATGATGCATCTGACCGCCCTTCGCCGCGCAGCCCAAGGCCATATCCTGATGCCCCGGCTGGAAACACCGTTTCACCAGCGCCTTGCTGCGCTCAGCGAAACCAACGACTGGTACAGCTGGGCAGGCTACAAGGCGCCGCATTCGATCTTCGACACCGAGCTCGAATATTTCGCGATCCGTTCGACGGCGGCGCTGTTCGACATCTCGCCGATGGTGAAATACCGCATCCGCGGCGCAGATGCTGAGCGCTATCTCAACCGGCTGACGCTGCGCAACGTCGCCAAGCTCGGAATTAACCGCGTGCACTACACGGCCTGGTGCGACGACCACGGCCACGTGCTCGACGACGGCACGCTGTTTCGCCTCGGACGGGACGATTTTCGGCTCTGCTGCCAGGAGCGGCATCTCCCTTGGCTTCTCGACAGCGCCGGCGGATTTTCCGTCGAGATCGTCGAGGAGACCAGCGAGATCGCCGCGGTCGCGCTGCAGGGGCCAACATCCTTTGCTGTCCTCGAAGCCGCGGGCTTTGCCGGCGTCGAGGGTCTAAAACCGTTCCAGCTCTCGGACTTCTCGCATCTCGATGGCACGGTGACGATCTCACGCACCGGCTTTACCGGCGATCTCGGCTACGAACTCTTTGTCGACGCCAAGCGGGCGCTGAGCCTCTGGGACCGTCTATGGGCAGCCGGCACTGGTTTCGGCCTGAAGGCGATCGGCTATGACGCACTCAACCGCGCCCGCGTCGAAGCAGGGTTCATCGTTGCCAATGCCGATTTCATCACGGCCGAGGCGGCCCTTCGGGCGGACCGCGAACGCTTGCCTGACGAGATCGGCCTCGACTGGCTGGTGGATGCGGAAAAGCCCTTCTTCAACGGGCGCGACGCCATCTTCCGAGCACGCGAGAGGAACACGCTGAAGCATGTGCTCGTCGGCCTTGAGATCGAGGGCAACATTCCGGCCGAGGGCGCAATCGTCTATCACCGTGGCAAGAAGGAAGTCGGCCTGGTGACGGCCGCCATCTGGTCGCCGCTTGCCAAGCGCAACATCGCCATTGCCAGCCTTTCGCGCCCGTTCGGCAGCCGCGTCGTAGACGACCTCTGGGTGGAGATCTATGCTCTGCGGGAGCTGCAATACCAGAAGCTGATGAAGCGGGCGCGCGTCGTCGCCCGGCCCTTCGTCAAGCTCGACCGCCGCTCGGCCAACCCGCCGGGCCGCTTCTGA
- a CDS encoding phytoene desaturase family protein codes for MTSFDAIVIGGGHNGLTAATFLARSGRRVLLVEAGDTLGGAARGYSFHPGYASPGLAHIFNRLDPEVAAALSLHNKRSEAAPTVVLSPTGQHAVLRGGYGEAIDGVSQEEAKRFQDLRGKLVFQAAILKRFLRRRPPEIGELALADLATLASAGLGLLRKGREESRDFLRMLLMNVADTVEEYLTDDRLKALLAFDATLGIHLGPRSPTSLLGLYYRLTGEMQGVTGAQLVANSGGRSAAAAFEAAAMQAGVTVRTGARVARIIADRGRATGIVLSSGETLEAGAIVSAIHPKATFLDLTDPAEIGTGFRRAIGNIRSKGNVAKLDLALDRVPEFSGVAAADLSGRLVIARSVDHVEEAFNPAKYGQFSKDPVMEITLPSLADPSLALSGGCTLSALVEFAPYALADGWDKGKPAFQKIVLDTLEAYAPGINGSILGTSLLTPVDIEERYNLPGGHWHHGELQADQLLVNRPVNAASGYSTPLKGLYLASAGAHPGGGISGLPGLLAARQVLSEKRA; via the coding sequence ATGACGTCATTTGATGCCATCGTCATCGGCGGCGGCCACAATGGCCTGACCGCCGCCACCTTCCTCGCCCGCTCGGGCCGCAGGGTCCTGCTCGTGGAAGCCGGCGACACGCTCGGCGGTGCCGCGCGCGGCTATTCTTTCCATCCCGGCTACGCCAGCCCCGGCCTTGCCCACATCTTCAACCGGCTCGATCCGGAAGTGGCGGCAGCCCTTTCACTTCACAACAAGCGAAGCGAAGCCGCACCGACCGTGGTGCTGTCGCCGACCGGGCAACATGCGGTGCTGCGCGGCGGCTATGGCGAAGCGATCGATGGGGTATCGCAAGAGGAGGCGAAACGCTTCCAGGACCTGCGGGGCAAGCTGGTGTTCCAGGCCGCCATCCTGAAGCGTTTCCTCAGGCGGCGCCCGCCGGAAATCGGCGAGCTGGCGCTTGCCGACCTTGCAACACTCGCCAGCGCCGGCCTCGGGCTCTTGCGCAAGGGGCGTGAGGAAAGCCGCGACTTCCTGCGCATGTTGCTGATGAACGTCGCCGATACCGTCGAGGAATATCTGACCGACGACCGGCTGAAGGCGCTGCTTGCCTTCGACGCGACGCTCGGCATCCACCTCGGGCCCCGTTCGCCGACCTCCTTGCTTGGTCTCTACTATCGGCTGACCGGCGAGATGCAGGGCGTGACCGGCGCCCAGCTGGTGGCCAACAGCGGCGGACGCTCGGCGGCTGCCGCCTTCGAGGCCGCGGCGATGCAGGCCGGCGTCACGGTCAGGACCGGTGCGCGGGTGGCACGCATCATCGCCGATCGCGGACGCGCAACCGGCATCGTCCTTTCCTCCGGCGAAACGCTTGAGGCGGGCGCCATCGTCTCGGCGATCCATCCAAAGGCGACCTTCCTGGACCTTACGGATCCGGCCGAGATCGGCACCGGCTTCCGCCGCGCCATCGGCAACATCCGCTCGAAGGGCAACGTCGCCAAGCTCGATCTCGCGCTCGACCGCGTTCCGGAGTTCTCCGGTGTTGCCGCCGCCGATCTCAGCGGCCGGCTGGTGATCGCCCGATCGGTCGACCATGTCGAAGAGGCCTTCAATCCGGCGAAGTACGGTCAGTTCTCCAAGGATCCGGTGATGGAGATCACGCTTCCGAGCCTTGCCGATCCGTCGCTGGCGCTTTCCGGCGGCTGTACGCTGTCGGCGCTTGTCGAGTTTGCGCCCTATGCGCTTGCCGACGGCTGGGACAAGGGCAAGCCGGCCTTTCAGAAAATCGTGCTCGATACTCTGGAAGCCTACGCCCCTGGCATCAACGGCAGCATTCTGGGGACGAGCTTGCTGACACCCGTCGATATCGAAGAACGCTACAACCTGCCGGGCGGGCATTGGCACCACGGCGAACTCCAGGCAGATCAGTTGCTCGTCAACCGTCCCGTCAATGCCGCATCGGGCTACTCGACGCCGCTCAAGGGCCTCTATCTCGCCAGCGCCGGCGCACATCCGGGCGGCGGCATTTCCGGCCTGCCCGGGCTGCTTGCCGCCCGCCAGGTCCTTTCGGAGAAACGCGCATGA